From one Papio anubis isolate 15944 chromosome 12, Panubis1.0, whole genome shotgun sequence genomic stretch:
- the B4GALNT4 gene encoding N-acetyl-beta-glucosaminyl-glycoprotein 4-beta-N-acetylgalactosaminyltransferase 1: protein MAGAAAAMPRLPVKKIRKQMKLLLLLLLLSCAAWLTYVHLGLVRQGRALRQRLGYGRDGEKLTSVTDGRGVHAAPSTQRVEDSSESREEEQAPEGQDLDMLFPAGAGKLPLNFTHQTPPWREEYKGQVNLHVFEDWCGGAVGHLRRNLHFPLFPHTRTTVKKLAVSPKWKNYGLRIFGFIHPARDGDVQFSVASDDNSEFWLSPDESPAAAQLVAFVGKTGSEWTAPGEFTKFSSQVSKPRRLMASRRYYFELLHKQDDRGSDHVEVGWRAFLPGLKFEVISSAHISLYTDESALKMDHVAHVPQSPASHVGGRLPQEDTSADMLRPDPRDTFFLTPRMESSSLENVLEPCAYAPTYVVKDFPIARYQGLQFVYLSFVYPNDYTRLTHMETDNKCFYRESPLYLERFGFYKYMKMDKEEGDEDEEEEVQRRAFLFLNPDDFLDDEDEGELLDSLEPTEAAPSRSGPPSPAPAVHAEPGATPAPPTPPRPRDEGAPRHSRALSWASRARPLPLFLGRAPPPRPAAEQQPPKVYVTRVRPGQRASPRAPAPRAPWPPFPGVFLHPRPLPRVQLRAPPRPPRPHGRRTGGPQATQPRPPARAQATQGGQEGQARTLGPAVPTVDSNLSSEARPVTSFLSLSQVSGPQLPGEGEEEEEGEDDGAPGDEAASEDSEEAAGPALGRWREDAIDWQRTFSVGAVDFELLRSDWNDLRCNVSGNLQLPEAEAVDVAAQYMERLNALHGGRFALLRIVNVEKRRDSARGSRFLLELELQERGGGRLRLSEYVFLRLPGAHVGDADRGSPEPAPAASVRPDGRPELCRPLRLAWRQDVMVHFIVPVKNQARWVAQFLADMAALHARTGDSRFSVVLVDFESEDMDVERALRTARLPRYQYLRRTGNFERSAGLQAGVDAVEDASSIVFLCDLHIHFPPNILDGIRKHCVEGRLAFAPVVMRLSCGSSPRDPHGYWEVNGFGLFGIYKSDFDRVGGMNTEEFRDQWGGEDWELLDRVLQAGLEVERLRLRNFYHHYHSKRGMWSVRSRKGSHTGVS, encoded by the exons ATGGCGGGCGCGGCGGCCGCGATGCCGCGGCTCCCGGTGAAGAAGATCCGCAAACAGatgaagctgctgctgctgctgctactgctgagCTGCGCCGCGTGGCTCACCTACGTGCACCTGGGCCTGGTGCGCCAGGGCCGAGCGCTGCGCCAGCGCCTGGGCTACGGGCGAG ATGGTGAGAAGCTGACCAGTGTGACCGACGGCCGGGGGGTCCATGCTGCGCCATCCACACAGAGGGTTGAGGACTCCAGTGAGAGCCGTGAAGAGGAGCAGGCG CCCGAAGGTCAGGATCTAGATATGCTGTTTCCTGCAGGGGCTGGGAAGCTGCCACTGAACTTCACCCATCAGACACCCCCATGGCGGGAGGAG TACAAGGGGCAGGTGAACCTGCACGTGTTTGAGGACTGGTGTGGGGGCGCCGTGGGCCACCTGAGGAGGAACCTGCACTTCCCGCTGTTCCCTCAT ACTCGCACCACCGTGAAGAAGTTGGCCGTGTCCCCCAAGTGGAAGAACTATGGACTCCGTATTTTTGGTTTCATCCACCCAGCGAGGGATG GAGACGTCCAGTTTTCTGTGGCCTCAGACGACAACTCGGAGTTCTGGCTGAGTCCGGACGAAAGCCCCGCTGCTGCTCAGCTTGTGGCCTTTGTGGGCAAg ACTGGTTCCGAGTGGACAGCGCCTGGAGAATTCACCAAGTTCAGCTCCCAGGTGTCCAAGCCCAGGCG GCTCATGGCCTCCCGGAGGTACTACTTTGAGTTGCTGCACAAGCAGGACGACCGCGGCTCGGACCACGTGGAAGTGGGC TGGCGAGCTTTCCTGCCCGGCCTGAAGTTCGAGGTCATCAGCTCTGCTCACATCTCCCTGTACACAG ATGAGTCAGCCCTGAAGATGGACCACGTGGCCCACGTCCCCCAGTCTCCAGCCAGCCACGTGGGGGGGCGTCTGCCGCAGGAGGACACCAGCGCAGACATGCTGCGGCCAGATCCCAGGGATACCTTTTTCCTCA CTCCGCGCATGGAATCTTCGAGCCTGGAGAACGTGCTGGAGCCCTGTGCCTACGCCCCCACCTACGTGGTCAAGGACTTCCCCATCGCCAGATACCAGGGACTGCAATTT gTGTACCTGTCCTTCGTTTATCCCAACGACTACACCCGCCTCACCCACATGGAGACGGACAACAAGTGCTTCTACCGCGAGTCTCCGCTGTACCTGGAGAG GTTTGGGTTCTATAAGTACATGAAGATGGACAAGGAGGAGGGGGACGAGGATGAAGAAGAGGAGGTGCAGCGCCGAGCCTTCCTCTTCCTCAACCCGGACG ACTTCCTGGACGACGAGGACGAGGGGGAGCTGCTCGACAGCCTGGAGCCCACGGAGGCGGCCCCGTCCAGGAGCGGCCCCCCGTCCCCCGCCCCAGCGGTCCACGCGGAGCCCGGAGCCACCCCTGCTCCGCCAACCCCTCCCCGCCCCCGGGACGAGGGGGCCCCCAGGCACTCCCGGGCCCTGAGCTGGGCCTCCCGCGCCCGCCCCTTGCCGCTCTTCTTGGGCCGAGCTCCGCCCCCGCGCCCTGCAGCGGAGCAGCAGCCCCCGAAGGTGTACGTGACCAGGGTGCGGCCGGGACAGCGGGCATCCCCCCGGGCCCCAGCGCCGCGCGCGCCCTGGCCGCCCTTTCCCGGCGTCTTCCTGCACCCCAGGCCTCTGCCCAGAGTGCAGCTGCGGGCGCCCCCACGCCCACCCCGGCCCCACGGCCGCAGGACCGGCGGCCCCCAGGCCACACAGCCGAGGCCCCCAGCCAGGGCGCAGGCCACCCAAGGGGGCCAGGAGGGCCAGGCGCGCACGCTGGGACCTGCGGTGCCCACAGTGGACTCAAACTTGTCCTCCGAAGCGCGGCCCGTGACCTCCTTCCTGAGCTTGTCCCAGGTGTCCGGGCCACAGCTGCCCGGGGAGGgcgaagaggaggaggaaggggaggacgATGGGGCCCCGGGCGACGAGGCTGCGTCGGAGGACAGCGAGGAGGCCGCGGGCCCGGCGCTCGGACGCTGGCGTGAGGACGCCATCGACTGGCAGCGCACGTTCAGCGTGGGCGCCGTGGACTTCGAGCTGCTGCGCTCGGACTGGAACGACCTGCGGTGCAACGTTTCGGGGAACCTTCAGCTgccggaggcggaggctgtggacGTGGCGGCTCAGTACATGGAGCGGCTCAACGCGCTCCACGGCGG GCGCTTCGCGCTTCTACGCATTGTGAACGTGGAGAAGCGCCGGGACTCGGCGCGAGGGAGTCGCTTcctgctggagctggagctgcagGAGCGCGGGGGAGGCCGCCTGCGACTCTCCGAGTACGTCTTCCTGCGGCTGCCGGGAGCCCACGTGGGGGATGCAGACAGAGGAAGTCCCGAGCCCGCTCCCGCGGCCTCTGTGCGCCCCGATGGCCGCCCCGAGCTCTGccggccactgcgcctggcctggcgCCAGGACGTGATGGTTCACTTCATCGTGCCAG TGAAAAACCAGGCGCGGTGGGTGGCGCAGTTCCTGGCGGACATGGCTGCGCTGCACGCGCGCACCGGGGACTCGCGTTTCAGCGTCGTCCTGGTGGATTTCGAGAGCGAGGATATGGACGTGGAGCGGGCCCTGCGCACTGCGCGCCTGCCCCG GTACCAGTACCTGAGACGAACCGGGAACTTCGAGCGCTCCGCCGGGCTGCAGGCGGGAGTGGACGCGGTGGAG GACGCCAGCAGCATCGTGTTCCTCTGCGACCTGCACATCCACTTCCCACCCAACATCCTGGACGGCATCCGCAAGCACTGCGTGGAGGGCAGGCTGGCCTTCGCGCCGGTGGTCATGCGTCTGAGCTGCGGGAGCTCGCCCCGGGATCCCCACG GTTACTGGGAGGTGAACGGCTTTGGCCTTTTTGGGATCTACAAGTCGGACTTTGACCGGGTCGGAGGCATGAATACGGAAGAGTTCCGAGACCAGTGGGGGGGTGAAGACTGGGAGCTCCTGGACAG GGTCCTGCAGGCAGGGCTGGAGGTGGAGCGACTCCGGCTGCGGAACTTCTACCACCACTACCACTCCAAGAGGGGCATGTGGAGCGTCCGCAGCAGGAAGGGCTCTCACACGGGGGTGTCCTGA